The window TTCCGCTGTCCAATGTCTATCAGAAGATTGATATATTTTCACATCTTGTAAGCCAACTTGCAAAATTAGTTGATTCACTTCATCAATGGTAAAAGCAGCGTGCAGAGAATCGGCGAATAATTGTTTTTGGTGCGCGTCGTATTCTGTACCAATACTTTCTACTAAACTATGCAAAATTTCTTGATTAGCAGGTCGAATTAAATCACGAATTAGCAGCGCACCTTTTGGTTTTAAAACTCGATTAATTTCTTGTAAAAAAGGGAGTGGATCTGGTAAATGATGAAACAAACTATTAGAAATTACCAGATCAAAGTATTGGTTAGGATAGGGTAATCGTTTAGCATCTACCAATTCTAAAGTTATCTGTTTTTGTAAACCTGCTTTTTTTATATGTTCTGCGCCAATTTTCAACA is drawn from Phormidium ambiguum IAM M-71 and contains these coding sequences:
- a CDS encoding class I SAM-dependent methyltransferase → MQRVLEPEVMDSWEEAVAYDAMDFTEVNAAFAQKAIELAPKVAKVLDLGTGTARIPLLLSQQRPQWQIIAIDLAENMLKIGAEHIKKAGLQKQITLELVDAKRLPYPNQYFDLVISNSLFHHLPDPLPFLQEINRVLKPKGALLIRDLIRPANQEILHSLVESIGTEYDAHQKQLFADSLHAAFTIDEVNQLILQVGLQDVKIYQSSDRHWTAERSFG